The genome window CACCGCCGCCACCGAGCCCGACGCGCCGCCCGCCATCTACAAGGTGATGGAAGGCGCCAAGCACGAACGCGCCTACCGCCAGCAGCCGCCGTTGGTGCCCCACACCACCGACAAATACGAGATCGACCTCAAGGTCAATCAGTGCCTGCGCTGCCACGAATGGCCGTACAGCGACCAGGAAAAGGCCCCGAAGATTTCGGACCTTCACTATATCGACCGGAATGGCGTTCGCCAGGACGTGGTCAACGGAAACCGCTATTTCTGCAAGCAGTGCCATGTGCCGCAGAATGACGCCAAGCCGCTGGTCACCAACAAGTTCCAGGCCGCCACGACCAATACGAACATCC of Paramagnetospirillum magnetotacticum MS-1 contains these proteins:
- a CDS encoding nitrate reductase cytochrome c-type subunit translates to MTAVKTKIKAIALALALALGMGVTALGVVAEEVKSLRPTAATEPDAPPAIYKVMEGAKHERAYRQQPPLVPHTTDKYEIDLKVNQCLRCHEWPYSDQEKAPKISDLHYIDRNGVRQDVVNGNRYFCKQCHVPQNDAKPLVTNKFQAATTNTNIR